From Bosea sp. NBC_00550, the proteins below share one genomic window:
- a CDS encoding helix-turn-helix domain-containing protein — MAQVFDHPPDKLITYKQAAEALGLPYFKIQRAAARGDLPTYSILNGRKYVKLRDIEARIRVHN; from the coding sequence ATGGCACAAGTTTTCGACCACCCACCGGACAAACTAATTACGTACAAACAGGCCGCCGAAGCGCTCGGCTTGCCGTACTTCAAGATACAGCGCGCTGCGGCGCGTGGTGATCTACCGACATACTCTATTCTTAATGGCCGGAAGTACGTGAAGTTGCGCGACATCGAAGCGCGCATCCGCGTTCACAACTAG
- a CDS encoding bifunctional DNA primase/polymerase: MINREPSTYGEAEPLYRVKNGVVVAVLGKKPQGKGWANRSPSEAEIAERHRRHGRSAFGLLSGTDAGNNSQLGFIDVDHNAAVAFVRAFLGGGAVEKVGSKGGTFFVRFDRTSKSSRIKRKETTQPIVEIMANTGMTVLPNSPHPSGGNYRWVGRSLLEVDFAELPFVSRETIDTIKAVLENEHAWAVIDGGANVAGHSPMLALTASGIAKMTDDLPHLAGALGDLFHPNYAGNTKGEILGMLESARAKNLGRRKVRPYDPGEIGPRPLGFTPEGLYALLDPVRQIIVLYSAQQLLSTQCLMGLAPSGFWHERFPAEKSIFNATGAGEALIAAARTKGPFRPQKVRGRGIWREGERIVINFGDQIDSKHFLYLCFEPIPLALGSAFDTARLMTLLEAFSWRGAQDAILLLGWLAFAPICGALNWRPHAFVYGPPRSGKTTLHYLAGALLGPLAIKADGQSSEAGIRQSLGPDSLPVMLDEFESDQRGNQLKAVLRLARSASSADTPVLRGTPEGRAMQFSLRTTFFFAAINPRGMSPADQSRIIMLELLMHDNDSAKAKFILSEELYFRSQGEDWCSYMIGLAGDVVKAIDLLEPLMPSGDRRHRQNIATLLGAAFVALHGRIPEAEEAESFAHEYGPAVERHALEIERDDAQECLDHLFAHAFDRNTLGMWIPRALADSLVPLARSDAIHVLGMFDMQLHDKDGRSGLLIRNNSPAIEKIFKDTRWADGAWQRALRKLPGAFSLKDPVQFRSSGVKSRVIGIPMSYVADRVTLRENP; the protein is encoded by the coding sequence ATGATCAATCGCGAACCCTCGACCTATGGTGAGGCCGAGCCCCTTTATCGTGTCAAGAATGGCGTCGTCGTTGCCGTATTGGGCAAGAAGCCGCAAGGGAAGGGTTGGGCAAATCGGTCGCCCAGCGAGGCAGAAATCGCCGAACGCCACCGCCGACACGGAAGGTCCGCATTCGGGCTGCTGTCGGGTACCGACGCCGGGAATAATAGCCAGCTAGGCTTCATCGATGTCGACCACAATGCGGCGGTAGCGTTTGTTCGCGCCTTTCTCGGGGGAGGCGCAGTCGAGAAGGTCGGCTCAAAAGGTGGAACGTTCTTCGTACGCTTCGATCGCACCTCCAAGAGCAGCAGAATCAAGCGCAAGGAGACGACGCAGCCGATCGTCGAGATCATGGCCAACACTGGTATGACGGTGTTGCCGAATTCGCCCCATCCATCCGGTGGGAACTATCGGTGGGTCGGCCGCTCACTGCTCGAAGTCGATTTCGCAGAACTTCCTTTCGTGTCACGCGAGACAATCGACACCATCAAAGCCGTCCTGGAAAACGAGCACGCTTGGGCCGTTATAGACGGTGGGGCAAATGTAGCTGGCCATAGCCCTATGTTGGCGCTGACAGCATCCGGCATCGCGAAGATGACTGATGACCTGCCACACCTCGCGGGCGCTTTGGGCGATCTCTTTCACCCCAACTACGCAGGCAATACCAAGGGCGAAATCCTTGGCATGCTCGAAAGCGCTCGCGCGAAGAATCTCGGGAGACGCAAAGTTCGCCCTTATGATCCCGGCGAGATTGGACCACGGCCATTGGGGTTCACCCCCGAGGGACTTTATGCCCTTCTCGATCCGGTCCGCCAGATTATCGTCCTCTATTCAGCTCAACAATTGTTGTCGACTCAATGCCTGATGGGGCTGGCGCCGTCCGGCTTCTGGCATGAGCGCTTCCCGGCAGAGAAAAGCATATTCAACGCGACGGGTGCCGGCGAAGCACTCATCGCCGCTGCGCGCACAAAGGGGCCGTTCCGACCCCAAAAAGTCAGAGGTCGGGGCATCTGGCGGGAGGGCGAGCGTATCGTCATCAACTTCGGCGATCAGATCGACAGCAAGCATTTCCTCTATCTTTGCTTCGAGCCGATCCCGTTGGCTCTCGGGAGCGCGTTCGACACTGCTCGCCTCATGACGCTCTTGGAAGCGTTCAGCTGGCGGGGTGCCCAGGACGCTATTTTGTTGCTGGGCTGGCTTGCCTTCGCGCCAATCTGCGGCGCATTGAACTGGCGCCCGCATGCATTCGTCTACGGGCCGCCGCGTTCTGGCAAGACGACCTTACACTACCTTGCTGGAGCGTTGCTTGGACCGCTCGCGATCAAGGCTGATGGCCAGAGCAGCGAGGCCGGCATCAGGCAGTCGCTCGGTCCCGACAGCTTGCCGGTTATGCTGGACGAGTTCGAGAGCGACCAGCGGGGCAATCAATTAAAGGCCGTCTTGCGGCTTGCCCGTAGCGCCTCGTCGGCCGACACGCCGGTTCTGCGGGGCACTCCGGAGGGCCGTGCGATGCAGTTCAGTCTGCGGACAACGTTCTTCTTTGCCGCCATCAACCCGCGAGGAATGTCCCCGGCCGACCAAAGCCGAATAATCATGCTTGAACTCCTGATGCATGACAACGACTCGGCAAAAGCGAAGTTTATCCTGTCTGAGGAGTTGTACTTCCGCTCGCAAGGAGAAGACTGGTGCAGCTATATGATTGGGCTCGCTGGCGATGTTGTGAAGGCGATCGACTTGCTGGAGCCGCTTATGCCCTCCGGCGATCGGCGGCATCGCCAGAATATTGCGACGCTTCTTGGGGCAGCCTTCGTCGCGTTGCACGGTCGAATACCTGAGGCGGAAGAGGCCGAATCTTTCGCTCACGAGTATGGGCCGGCTGTTGAGCGCCACGCTCTAGAAATCGAGCGTGACGATGCCCAGGAGTGTCTCGATCATCTGTTCGCGCATGCCTTCGATCGAAATACTCTCGGGATGTGGATCCCGAGGGCGTTGGCGGACTCTCTCGTTCCGCTTGCGCGCAGCGACGCAATTCATGTCCTGGGCATGTTTGATATGCAGCTGCACGATAAAGACGGGCGCTCGGGTCTCTTAATCCGAAATAACTCCCCCGCGATCGAAAAAATCTTCAAAGATACGCGTTGGGCAGATGGCGCCTGGCAGCGCGCTTTACGCAAGCTTCCCGGAGCCTTTAGCCTCAAAGATCCAGTTCAGTTCCGTTCATCGGGAGTGAAATCGAGGGTGATCGGCATTCCGATGTCATATGTTGCCGATCGAGTGACGCTCCGCGAAAATCCATAA
- a CDS encoding site-specific integrase, which translates to MTFKANITKRVRKRKLISGEVVKQQRYVLNYAEPHSGQRRQEFFETLRAAEARRADLTAKVAADAYVDERAVPTVGGAIDHWIADRTGKVKANTLVGYKVVVEHIRGPYFDGPAKAKLSWKVSGKLPKGCRLVPMLGDIKTSELTTARIRIWHRELTALSGQYTANRAKSHLISILALNEEDFRVRAPSMPRGLGRNRVKVKKAILESSEIATLVAAARNDLEHGIYYAFPFLAGTRPSEQLGLLWEDVDFEAGVIRIRRIQERTGELTGMTKTEAGMRDIPMGAMLRAMLLEWRVRCPRLGKELHRVFPGPGRLQPWPKQGRTGGGGPLLYQNFRRRYWEPPFKALGLPYVTPHSARHSYISTLQAEGIEVGLVAKLAGHANATVTLGHYTQAVRGGAAAAEALDRAYATAR; encoded by the coding sequence ATGACTTTCAAGGCCAACATCACAAAGCGGGTGCGCAAGCGCAAGCTGATCTCGGGCGAGGTCGTCAAGCAGCAGCGCTATGTGCTGAACTATGCCGAGCCACATTCCGGCCAGCGCCGGCAGGAGTTCTTCGAGACGCTGCGCGCCGCCGAGGCCCGCCGCGCCGATCTCACCGCCAAGGTGGCGGCGGACGCCTATGTCGACGAGCGCGCTGTCCCGACTGTCGGCGGCGCCATCGATCATTGGATCGCCGACCGCACTGGCAAGGTGAAGGCGAACACGCTGGTCGGCTACAAGGTGGTGGTCGAGCACATCCGCGGGCCCTATTTCGATGGGCCGGCAAAGGCGAAGCTCAGCTGGAAGGTTTCGGGCAAGCTGCCCAAGGGCTGCCGGCTCGTGCCGATGCTGGGTGATATCAAGACCAGCGAGCTAACGACGGCGCGGATCCGCATCTGGCACCGCGAGCTGACCGCCCTGTCGGGCCAGTACACCGCCAATCGCGCCAAGTCGCATCTGATCTCGATCCTCGCGCTCAACGAGGAGGATTTCCGGGTGCGGGCGCCGTCAATGCCCCGTGGTCTTGGGCGCAATCGCGTCAAGGTCAAGAAGGCCATCCTGGAATCGTCGGAGATCGCCACGCTCGTCGCGGCGGCGCGCAACGATCTCGAGCATGGCATCTACTACGCCTTCCCGTTCCTGGCTGGGACGCGCCCGTCGGAGCAGCTCGGGCTGCTCTGGGAGGACGTCGATTTCGAGGCTGGCGTCATCCGCATCCGTCGTATCCAGGAGCGGACGGGCGAGTTGACGGGCATGACCAAGACCGAAGCCGGCATGCGCGACATCCCAATGGGCGCGATGCTGCGAGCCATGCTGCTGGAGTGGCGGGTTCGCTGCCCGCGCCTCGGTAAGGAGCTGCACCGCGTCTTCCCTGGTCCCGGCCGGCTCCAGCCCTGGCCCAAGCAGGGGCGCACCGGTGGCGGCGGCCCGCTCCTCTATCAGAACTTTCGGCGTCGCTACTGGGAGCCCCCGTTCAAGGCGCTCGGGTTGCCCTATGTGACGCCGCACTCGGCGCGGCACTCATACATCTCGACGCTGCAGGCTGAGGGCATCGAGGTCGGGCTGGTCGCCAAGCTCGCCGGCCATGCCAACGCCACGGTCACGCTCGGCCATTACACCCAGGCGGTTCGCGGTGGCGCTGCCGCCGCTGAGGCGCTGGACCGGGCCTACGCCACGGCCAGGTAG
- a CDS encoding helix-turn-helix domain-containing protein, protein MSPLPLHHRIVARLIAARRSQRITQAELGRRLGRSTNFVFRYEVGARHLDVAEFILIARALEIDPYELLRLAEAEG, encoded by the coding sequence ATGAGCCCTCTTCCCCTCCACCATCGCATCGTCGCCCGCCTGATCGCGGCGCGGCGATCGCAGCGTATCACCCAGGCCGAGCTTGGTCGCCGGCTGGGCCGCTCGACGAACTTCGTCTTCCGCTACGAAGTCGGCGCCCGCCATCTCGACGTTGCCGAGTTTATCCTGATCGCCCGCGCGCTCGAGATCGATCCCTACGAGCTTCTCCGGCTGGCCGAAGCGGAGGGCTGA
- a CDS encoding helix-turn-helix domain-containing protein: MLAALIQARKDAGITQVKLAARIGQRQTFVSKYELGERRLDVAEYIAIARAIGAEPFELMQKAEERGLR; the protein is encoded by the coding sequence TTGCTCGCGGCGCTGATCCAGGCGCGCAAGGATGCCGGCATCACACAAGTGAAATTGGCCGCCCGCATCGGCCAGCGACAGACCTTCGTGTCGAAGTATGAACTGGGAGAGCGGCGCCTCGATGTGGCGGAATATATCGCCATTGCGCGGGCGATCGGCGCCGAGCCGTTCGAGCTGATGCAGAAGGCCGAAGAGCGGGGGCTGCGTTAA
- a CDS encoding IS30 family transposase → MKQRRRIYYSAAQRAEIWDRWKAGESMSSIGRRFDRESSSVFSVLSPTGGIRPPDRRRAPRALTLSEREEISRGLSTRRSLRVIARQLGRSPSTVSREVQRNGGPDRYRAARSDQAAWDRALRPKPCKLACRPGLARTVSGKLQRNWSPEQIAGWLKRTCPREPHNQVSHETIYRSLFIQTRGVLKKELLDHLRARRTIRRSRHASLKRNGLGQIRDAVSISERPASVEDRAVPGHWEGDLIGGSRNSYVATLVERHSRYVMLVKVANKDTGSVITALIKQSKKLPGELYQSLTWDRGKELADHKRLALASNVEVYFCDPRSPWQRGSNENTNRLLRQYLPHGTDLSLQSQAQLSAIARQLNERPRKTLLYQTPAERFAECVAAIS, encoded by the coding sequence ATGAAGCAGCGGCGGCGGATCTACTATTCGGCGGCCCAGCGGGCTGAGATCTGGGATCGCTGGAAGGCCGGCGAGTCGATGAGTTCGATTGGGCGGCGGTTCGATCGGGAGTCCTCTTCGGTGTTCTCGGTGCTTTCGCCGACGGGCGGCATTCGGCCTCCAGACCGGCGGCGGGCGCCGCGGGCGCTCACTCTCAGCGAGCGGGAGGAAATCTCCCGAGGGCTCAGCACCCGCCGGTCGCTGCGCGTGATCGCTCGGCAATTGGGCCGATCACCGTCCACGGTCAGTCGCGAGGTTCAGCGCAACGGCGGGCCGGATCGCTACCGCGCGGCGCGCTCCGATCAGGCGGCCTGGGACCGGGCCTTGCGTCCCAAGCCGTGCAAGCTGGCTTGCCGACCCGGTCTGGCCCGGACAGTATCCGGCAAGCTGCAGCGGAACTGGTCGCCCGAGCAGATCGCCGGCTGGCTCAAGCGCACCTGCCCCCGGGAGCCACACAATCAAGTGTCGCACGAGACGATCTACCGCAGCCTGTTCATCCAGACCCGTGGGGTGCTGAAGAAGGAACTGCTGGACCACCTGAGGGCCCGGCGAACGATCCGCCGCTCCCGGCACGCCAGCCTGAAGCGGAACGGCCTGGGCCAGATCAGGGACGCCGTCTCCATCAGCGAAAGGCCGGCCTCCGTCGAGGATCGTGCGGTCCCTGGTCACTGGGAAGGCGACCTGATCGGCGGCTCCCGGAACAGCTACGTCGCCACGCTGGTCGAGCGGCATTCGCGCTACGTGATGCTGGTCAAGGTCGCCAACAAAGACACCGGGAGCGTCATCACCGCCCTGATCAAACAGTCGAAGAAACTGCCCGGCGAACTCTATCAGTCCCTGACCTGGGACCGAGGCAAGGAGTTGGCCGACCACAAGCGGCTGGCCCTCGCTTCGAACGTCGAGGTCTACTTCTGCGATCCCAGGTCACCCTGGCAACGTGGCTCGAACGAGAACACCAACCGGCTCCTGCGCCAGTATCTTCCCCACGGAACCGACCTGTCCCTGCAAAGCCAGGCCCAGCTCAGCGCCATCGCCCGTCAGCTCAACGAACGGCCCAGAAAGACCTTGCTCTATCAAACCCCAGCCGAGAGGTTCGCCGAGTGTGTTGCGGCGATCAGTTGA
- a CDS encoding GntR family transcriptional regulator has product MTSLAPSTRTLDLYDKLREDLLSGRLKPGQKLQMRFLMDAYQAGQTPLREALNRLTSEGLVEAREQRGFLVSPVSRSELRELTMTRCWLEGLALRKSMEAATPAWEEALVVAHHRLSRTSRSLDPDQFEDNPDWERLHRIFHRTLISQCGSTPLIGFCDHLADQLYRYRRISIRRAFPTRQVADEHQAIVTSVLDREVDRAVALLERHYQQTADVILDDPAL; this is encoded by the coding sequence ATGACCTCGCTTGCTCCCTCGACCCGAACTCTCGACCTCTATGACAAGCTGCGCGAGGATCTTCTCTCCGGCCGTCTGAAGCCGGGGCAGAAGCTGCAGATGCGCTTTCTGATGGACGCGTATCAGGCCGGGCAGACGCCGTTGCGCGAAGCGCTGAACCGGCTGACGTCGGAGGGCCTGGTCGAGGCGCGGGAGCAGCGCGGCTTTCTGGTCTCGCCAGTCAGCCGGTCGGAACTGCGGGAACTCACGATGACGCGCTGCTGGCTCGAAGGGCTTGCCCTGCGCAAATCGATGGAGGCGGCAACACCTGCCTGGGAAGAGGCGCTGGTCGTCGCCCATCATCGGCTCAGCCGGACATCACGCTCGCTGGATCCTGATCAGTTTGAGGACAATCCCGACTGGGAGCGTCTGCACCGGATCTTCCATCGCACGCTGATCAGCCAATGCGGATCGACCCCGTTGATCGGCTTTTGCGATCATTTGGCCGACCAACTCTATCGCTATCGACGCATCTCGATCCGTCGTGCTTTCCCCACCCGCCAGGTCGCGGACGAACACCAGGCAATCGTGACGTCCGTGCTGGACAGGGAGGTCGATCGCGCCGTCGCATTGCTCGAGCGCCACTATCAACAAACTGCGGATGTGATTCTCGATGATCCGGCGCTTTGA
- a CDS encoding amidohydrolase family protein, with amino-acid sequence MVPAAADKRYGTRRCTCGVDIHAHIVPATFPSYLKGPRPTGWPSTEAAQPCHRHVVIDGRNYRTVSDRCWDVPKRLSDMEHMGLSLQAISAMPELMSYWMDAAPADELLRYINDQIAIMVDDSAGRLVGLGAVPLQDMDLALAELRRLMGNPGFAGVQLGSNVNGKPIGAPEFDPFFEAAEELGAAVFVHAVRPAGQDRLVGPTQLQQVLAYPGEVGLAAASVICSNLMLRWPRLRIAFSHGGGTLGLLLPRLEEGRRVFPALQDSIAMSPTEQARRLFYDALVYDEPTLRHLTSLFGETQIMVGTDYPFNFHERNPVERIEAAFADEATRRWLLHDNAATFLGRNARPAT; translated from the coding sequence ATGGTGCCTGCGGCAGCCGATAAGCGGTACGGGACAAGGCGCTGCACATGCGGCGTCGATATCCATGCCCACATCGTCCCGGCTACCTTCCCGTCCTATCTGAAAGGTCCGCGGCCCACCGGCTGGCCCTCGACCGAAGCGGCCCAGCCCTGCCACCGGCATGTCGTGATCGACGGCCGCAACTACCGCACGGTGTCCGATCGCTGCTGGGACGTGCCCAAGCGGTTGAGCGATATGGAGCATATGGGGCTGTCGCTACAGGCGATCTCCGCCATGCCCGAACTGATGTCCTACTGGATGGACGCAGCCCCGGCCGACGAGTTGCTGCGCTATATCAACGATCAGATCGCCATCATGGTCGACGATTCCGCCGGGCGGCTGGTCGGGCTCGGCGCCGTCCCCCTGCAGGACATGGATCTGGCGCTGGCCGAACTGCGGCGCCTGATGGGAAACCCCGGCTTCGCCGGTGTCCAGCTCGGCAGCAACGTCAACGGCAAGCCGATCGGCGCGCCGGAGTTCGATCCCTTCTTCGAGGCGGCGGAAGAGCTGGGCGCAGCCGTTTTCGTCCATGCGGTGCGCCCCGCAGGGCAGGACCGGCTGGTCGGCCCGACGCAACTCCAGCAGGTGCTGGCCTATCCCGGCGAGGTGGGCCTGGCGGCGGCTTCCGTGATCTGTTCGAACCTGATGCTGCGCTGGCCCAGGCTGCGCATCGCCTTCAGCCATGGCGGCGGTACGCTCGGCCTTCTGCTCCCTCGCTTGGAAGAGGGGCGCCGCGTCTTCCCAGCCTTGCAGGACAGCATCGCGATGTCGCCGACGGAACAGGCGCGCCGGCTGTTCTACGATGCGTTGGTCTATGACGAGCCTACGCTTAGGCACCTGACCAGCCTGTTCGGCGAGACGCAGATCATGGTCGGTACCGACTACCCCTTCAATTTCCACGAGCGGAACCCGGTGGAGCGCATCGAGGCGGCCTTCGCCGACGAGGCGACGCGCCGGTGGCTGCTGCACGACAACGCCGCGACCTTCCTCGGCCGGAATGCGAGGCCCGCGACATGA
- a CDS encoding VOC family protein, whose product MTRFPISSLRSVEIDTPDIAVSERFYTQIWGLSVAARQDGVVYLRATGADHHVLALHASQSPEILSVTFRVDEDSDLAAVAERAVAQGATMLVPPGPNAEPDGGMIATLAEPQGGVYRLVQGDRHHADACEIRDRPSRLAHVNLNSVDVDAQAAFHEKALGFVLTDRSKLMAFLRCNSDHHAVVLAEAKANGLNHIAFLVPDWESVMRASGRLVDAGYPIGWGVGRHGPGDNVFAYFVDPVGFVVEFTAEVLQVDDDYRVRGPDEWVWPPGRTDHWGIAPPKPDHVKAAQAAITYRPAAKPPGSR is encoded by the coding sequence ATGACCCGTTTCCCGATCAGCAGCCTGCGCAGCGTCGAGATCGACACGCCGGATATCGCCGTGTCGGAGCGCTTCTATACGCAGATCTGGGGTCTTTCCGTCGCCGCGCGGCAGGATGGCGTCGTCTATCTGCGGGCGACCGGCGCGGACCATCATGTCCTCGCGCTTCATGCCAGCCAGAGCCCGGAAATCCTGTCGGTAACCTTCAGGGTCGATGAAGACAGCGATCTCGCCGCCGTCGCCGAGCGCGCCGTCGCGCAGGGCGCGACCATGCTCGTGCCCCCTGGCCCCAATGCGGAGCCGGATGGCGGCATGATCGCCACGCTCGCCGAGCCGCAGGGCGGGGTCTACCGCCTCGTTCAGGGCGACCGGCACCATGCCGATGCCTGCGAAATCCGCGACCGGCCGTCGCGACTGGCCCATGTCAATCTCAACAGCGTCGATGTCGATGCGCAGGCGGCGTTCCATGAGAAGGCGCTGGGCTTTGTCTTGACCGACCGCTCGAAGCTGATGGCCTTCCTGCGTTGCAACAGCGACCATCACGCGGTGGTTCTCGCCGAGGCGAAGGCCAACGGCCTGAACCACATCGCCTTCCTCGTGCCCGACTGGGAATCGGTGATGAGAGCTTCGGGCCGTCTCGTCGATGCCGGTTATCCCATTGGCTGGGGCGTCGGGCGGCACGGCCCCGGCGACAATGTCTTCGCCTATTTCGTCGACCCCGTCGGCTTCGTCGTCGAGTTCACCGCCGAGGTGCTGCAGGTCGACGATGACTACCGCGTCCGTGGTCCCGACGAGTGGGTCTGGCCGCCGGGCCGAACCGACCACTGGGGCATCGCGCCGCCGAAACCCGACCATGTCAAGGCCGCCCAGGCGGCGATCACCTATCGCCCGGCTGCAAAGCCGCCGGGCTCCCGATGA